Part of the Gammaproteobacteria bacterium genome, GAACAGGCTGGAGGAGCTCAGCCCAGGTAATCTTTCGAAGGAATTGCAATTTTTAAAGCCGCTTGGATTTCTTGACTATATAAAGTTACAGATGCAGGCGTTCTGCGTGCTATCGGATAGTGGAACTATTACGGAGGAGTCCTCGATTCTGAACTTCCCGGCCATCACGATTCGGGAGGCACACGAGCGTCCGGAAGGGATGGATGAGGGAACGCTAATTATGTCCGGCCTAAGGGCAGAACGAGTCTTGCAGTCGATCGAGATCGTGACCTCGCAGCACTCGAATTCAAAGCGTCAATTCAAGCTGGTTGGCGACTACGACACCGAAAGTGTGTCGAAGAAGGTGGTGCGAATTATTATGAGCTACACGGATTACGTGAACCGCGTAGTCTGGAATAAGTGAGATGCAAACACGTGTGCTACCCAGTGGCGACTGGCTCCTGGCTAGGCGGCGTTTCCTCGATTGATCTGGGCATTACGAGGATTTCGTTGGGTTGGATCGGCGCAGTTCTTGGCGCGGTCGGGCTTATCTGGCTGACTAATCTTTACAATTTCATGGATGGCACCGACGGTCTGGCGGCTGTCCAGTGTATCTGTACTGGAATTATGGGCGGTCTTTTGTTTCGCCTGCAGGGTGAGGCGGGATTAGCCATGGTATGTTTTGTGTTGGCTGCTGCGAGTGCCGGATTTCTCATCTGGAATTGGCCGCCTGCCAAGATTTTCATGGGTGACGTCGGCAGTTATTTTATTGGATTTACTTTTGGCGTGCTTGTGCTCGTTGGTGAGCAAACAGAGTCAGTCTCAATGCTGGTGTGGACAGTCCTGCTTGCAATCTTTGTTTGGGACACCACACTGACGCTGGCGAGGCGAGCCGCAACTGGTGAGAAGTGGTATGCTGCACACCGTTCGCATGCTTATCAGCGCCTGGTTCAGCTTGGGATGAGCCATCGTCAAGTTGCAATAGGATTTTTGTTGATTAATGTATGTCTGTTATGGCCGCTGGCCTATCTGGCCCTTCAGTCGGGGAAACTGTTGTTCATTATCGCTGGGTTAGTGTTACTAGCCACGGGGATCCTATGGTTCGTGATCCAGCGGCGTTATCAGATTAGTGCTGCCGTAGACGGGCAAAGCTCGTGATTCATATTACGCGTCGAACTGCGGTCATTCTGCATGATCTGCTGATGGCAGCTTGTGCTTGGGAGCTCGGCTGGATTGCCCGGTATAACTTTGCCTTTCCTGTCCCTGACTGGGAGATCAATTTGCGGACGTTGCTGTTGGTTATCCTGACGCAAGGTTTGATCTTTTGGCAGTTCGGTTTGTATCGTGGTGTATGGCGGTTTGCGAGTCTTCCTGATCTCTGGAATATCTTCCGTGCAGTTGCCCTTGGTACGCTTTCGATAGCCCTAGTTCTGTTTATATTCACTCGCCTCGAGGGTGTTCCACGATCGCTCTTTATATTGTATCCCGTATTTCTTGTGATTCTTCTTGG contains:
- a CDS encoding glycosyl transferase, encoding MGWIGAVLGAVGLIWLTNLYNFMDGTDGLAAVQCICTGIMGGLLFRLQGEAGLAMVCFVLAAASAGFLIWNWPPAKIFMGDVGSYFIGFTFGVLVLVGEQTESVSMLVWTVLLAIFVWDTTLTLARRAATGEKWYAAHRSHAYQRLVQLGMSHRQVAIGFLLINVCLLWPLAYLALQSGKLLFIIAGLVLLATGILWFVIQRRYQISAAVDGQSS